The window GAGATATTCCTCGACCTGCTCCGTCACCGACCCGAATCGGACTGTAGACTCGATTGGCTCACTCGCTCCGAGGGCTTTTTCCCCATGGAGTACTCCAAACTGGGGCTGCAACACTTCACGCCGGAGTACACCCAGTATTTCCACGACCTGCCACAGGGGACGAAAGACGACCTCCTGCCCGAGCAAGGGCTGTTATACAAGGGAATCGACGAGAACACCAGCGAGGAGATTTACGACCTGCTGTACGAACGGTCGGTCGGCGGCAACGATCCGAACGTCGGTATGCTCGCCACGACCGCGGTGGAGGACATCGAGCAGGTCGGCGATGGCTATCGCCTGATCTGCGAGCAGTGGCAGGAAGGTGTACGGTTCGCCCACGAAACCGATGTCGTGGTGCTGGGGACGGGCTATCACCGCCCGACGCCGCCCTTCCTCGCCGGAGTTGAGGAGCGAATCGACCGTGATGCGAACGGCCGACTCCGCGTCGAATCGGACTTCGAAGTCGAATTCGACGCGGCGGGGAGGATGTTCGTCCAGAACGCCGGGATGCACGCCCACGGTGTCGGGACGCCCGACCTCGGACTCGGCTGTTATCGAAACGCACGGATAATCGAATCGCTCGTCGGGGAGGAAGTCTATCCCGTCGATGAGGACACCGTCTTTCAGGATTTCTCGGTCGAGCGATTCGTCTCGAACGCACCGAACAGCGAACGACTGCGGAGCGAACGCGCACCACTTCAGGAGGACTAACGATGCAGCAACTCACACCGGACGCCGACGGACGAATCGAACACGAACAGCTTCAGGAGGCTCTCTCGACGGAGGTTTGGGAGACGGTCGGTCGAAACCTGCTGGCGAAGATGCTGGCCGAGTTCGGCTACGAGGAACTCGTGTCGCCCGAGGAAGTCGACGACGGTGTCTACCACCTCGGCCTGACAGCGGGCGTCGAATACCGATTCGAGGCAGAGGAGCGGATGTTCGACTGGGTGCACGTCGAACCGGAATCGCTCGAACGTCGAGATGCTGGCGACTGGGAGCCGGCGACAGACCCGGTTCAGTTCCTGCTCGATGCGCAGGACACGATCGGCGTCTCCGACATGACGGCGGGGCACCTGATTCGGGAGTATCGAAACACGATGCTCGCGGATGCACACATCGAAGCCGACGAACGCACCATCGACCCCACTGCCCTCGACTATGCCGAACTCGAAGGCGAGATGACGGGTCACCCGTGGATCACCTACAACAAGGGTCGTCTCGGCTTCGGCTACGACGACTATCTCGACTACGCGCCGGAACGGAAACAGCCGGTGACGCTCTCGTGGCTCGCGGTTTCGCGCGACAGAGCGACGTTCGAGGCTGTGTCAGGCCTCGACCACGATTCGCTGGTTGCGGGGGAACTCGGCGAGTTCCGCGCGAAATTCGACGAGGAACTGGAATCGAAGGGGTACGACCCGGAGAACTACTACTTCCTCCCGATTCACGAATGGCAATGGGAGAACAGCATCGTTCAACTGTTCGCGGACGAAATCGCCTCGGGTACCATCGTCCCCCTCGGTGACGGTCCGGACGAGTACCTGCCACAGCA of the Haladaptatus caseinilyticus genome contains:
- a CDS encoding lysine N(6)-hydroxylase/L-ornithine N(5)-oxygenase family protein, translating into MTTGDERGANATDRVYDVLGIGLGPFNLGLAALLSPTDYDAVFLEQKPEFEWHGGMLIEDATLEVPFMADLVTLADPTSEYSYLNYLRQHDRLYEFYFYETFQVPRREYDDYCGWVAEGLGNTRFSRRVTAVQYDDSTELFHVTACDPESGETVAYRANDIVVGVGSVPFVPESLRGHPETDVFHSASYLDRRERCLDAESITVVGSGQSAAEIFLDLLRHRPESDCRLDWLTRSEGFFPMEYSKLGLQHFTPEYTQYFHDLPQGTKDDLLPEQGLLYKGIDENTSEEIYDLLYERSVGGNDPNVGMLATTAVEDIEQVGDGYRLICEQWQEGVRFAHETDVVVLGTGYHRPTPPFLAGVEERIDRDANGRLRVESDFEVEFDAAGRMFVQNAGMHAHGVGTPDLGLGCYRNARIIESLVGEEVYPVDEDTVFQDFSVERFVSNAPNSERLRSERAPLQED